The Cellulomonas oligotrophica sequence CGGCAGCGGCAAGGCCCTCGACGTGTACAACCTCTCGACCGCCGACGGCGGGCGCATCACGCAGTGGACGCGCAACGACCAGGCCCAGCAGCAGTGGCAGTTCGTGGACTCCGGCGACGGGTACTACCGGATCAAGTCCCGGCACTCGGGCAAGGTGCTCGACGTCTACAACTGGTCGACCGCGGACGGCGCGTCGATCCTGCAGTACACGGACCGCAACCAGGCCAACCAGCAGTTCCGGCTGCAGGACTCGGCCAACGGCACGGTCACGCTGATCAACCGGCAGTCGAACAAGGCCGTCGAGGTGCAGGGCGCGTCCACCGCGGACGGCGCGAACATCGTGCAGTACACCAGCTGGGGCGGCGCCAACCAGCAGTGGCAGCTCGTGCGGGTCGGCGGCGGCGGCACCACGCCGACGCCGTCGCCGACGACCACGACCCCGCCGCCGGGCGGCACCTGCACGCTGCCGTCGTCGTACCGGTGGACCTCGTCGGGCCCGCTCGCGCAGCCGCGGTCCGGCTGGGCGTCCCTCAAGGACTTCACGGTCGCGCCGTACAACGGGCAGCAGCTCGTGTACGCCACGACGCACGACAACGGGTCCTCGTGGGGCTCGATGAAGTTCGGGCTGTTCTCGAACTACTCGCAGATGGGCTCGGCGAGCCAGAACTCGATGCCGTTCACCGCGGTCGCGCCGTCGCTGTTCTACTTCGCCCCGAAGAACATCTGGGTGATGGCGTACCAGTGGGGCGGCCCGTCGTTCTCGTACCGGACGTCGACGAACCCCGACAACGTGAACGGCTGGTCGGCGCACCAGACCCTGTTCACCGGCACGATCACCAACTCGGGCACCGGGCCGATCGACCAGGCGCTCATCGGTGACGACCAGAACATGTACCTGTTCTTCGCCGGCGACAACGGCCGCATCTACCGGGCCAGCATGCCGATCGGGAACTTCCCGGGCAGCTTCGGGTCGGCGTACCAGACGATCATGACCGACACCACGAACAACCTGTTCGAGGCCGTGCAGGTCTACAAGATCCAGGGCCAGCAGCGGTACCTGATGATCGTCGAGGCGATCGGCTCGCAGGGTCGGTACTTCCGGTCCTTCACCGCCACGAGCCTGGGCGGCACGTGGACCCCGCAGGCGGCGACGGAGAGCAACCCGTTCGCCGGCAAGGCCAACAGCGGCGCCACGTGGACCAACGACATCAGCCACGGCGAGCTGCTGCGGGTGAGCGCGGACCAGACCATGACGGTCGACCCCTGCAACCTGCAGCTGCTCTACCAGGGCCGTGACCCGAGCTCGGGCGGCGACTACGGCCGCCTGCCGTACCGGCCGGGCCTGCTGACGCTGCAGCGCTAGCCGCACCGCACGCCCCTCACGCACCGTCCCGTCCGGCGGCGCGTGGGGGGCGTCGTGCTGCGCGGGGAGCCGGTTCCGGGCGATCGGTTCAGCAGTGGGCGAACAGATGCTCGGAATGTGCCGGCGGTGGCCGATGGTTCAGATGGCAGAACGCGCGGTGCCGTCATCCGGACGAGCGTCGCTCGCCGAGCAGCGAGACGAGGAGTCCGCCCATGAGCACCACGACCGCCGACGCCCCCACCGCCCCCGCCGTCCTCACCCGCGAGGACCGCTGCGACCGCTGCGGCGCCCAGGCCTTCGTCCGCGCCACGCTCGGCGGCAGCGACGGGACGGCGCTGCACTTCTGCGGGCACCACTTCCGCGCCCACGAGCTCAAGCTGGTGGCCGCGGGCGCGACGATCCTCGACGAGCGGCACCGCATCGACGAGCGCGCCTGACGCACCGGCGACCGGCTGGGGCCCCTGCGCAGGGGCCTCAGCCGGTCGCTCGCAGCGCCACGGAGAGGCGGGCGAGCCCGTACTCGAAGGCCTCGTCCAGGTCACCCCCGAGCCGGAACGCGCCGGAGAGCTCCATGGTGAGGAACCCGGTCGCCCACGCCGTGACGAGGCGGGCCGCCTCGAGGGCGTCGGCCTCCCCCACGAGGTCGGCCGCGATGCGCAGCACCGGCGCACTGACGCGGGCGAGGTGCTCGGGGTCGGGACCTCCGGACAGGAGCAGCCGGAACCCCTGCGGCCGCTCGTGCGCGAACGCGCGGTAGGCGCGCGCGACCCCGGCCACGGTGCCGTCCGAGGCCGTGAGCCGGTCGGCGAGGTCGTCGACCGTCGCTCCCGCCACGAGGGCCAGCAGGGCGTCACGGTCGCGCACCCGCTTGTACAGCGACGGCGCCCGGACCCCCACCGCCTCGGCGACCGCCTGCATGGTGAGGCGCGCCTCCCCCTGGGCTTCAAGCACGTCGCGGCCGGCGGCCACGATCTGGGCGAGGGACGTGCGCTCCGGCGTGGGCATCGACGCTCCTGAAGGCTATTGACGTTAGCCATGATGGCTACGTACCGTAGCCATTACTACCACGCGTCCGTCCGGAGAGGCACGCCCATGAAGATCGGCCCGCACCTGCACCGCATCGGCAACGACGTCGTCGCCGCCTACCTGGTCGACACCCCCGACGGTGTCACGGTCGTCGACGCCGGCCTGGCGGGCCACTGGACCGACCTGCTCCGCGAGCTCGCCGCCATGGGCCGCACCCTCGCCGACGTGCGCGGCGTGGTCCTGACCCACGGGGACACCGACCACCTCGGCTTCGCCGAGCGCCTGCGCCGCGAGCAGGGCGTGCCCGTCTACGTGCACGCCGCCGACGCCGACCGCGCACGGGGCGGCGACAAGCCGCGACCCACCGTCGGGCGGTGGCGGCCCGCCGCGGTCCTCGGCTTCCTCGCCCACGCCCTGCGCAAGGGCGGCCTGCGCACCACGTACCTCACCGAGGTCGTCGAGGTGGGCGACGGTGACGTCCTGCCGCTGCCCGGGGCCCCGCGCGTCGTCGGGATGCCGGGGCACTCCCCCGGGAGCATCGCCGTGCACGTGCCCGTCGCGGACGCCGTGATGGTCGGCGACGCGCTCACCACGCGCGACGTGCTGACCGGACGCACCGGGCTCCGGCCGGCCCCGTTCACCGACGACCCGGCGCAGGCGCTCGACTCGCTCGCACGGCTCGCCGGGCTCGGGGCGACGTGGGTCCTGCCCGGGCACGGCGCACCGTGGCGCGGGGACCTGGCCGCCGTGCAGGAGGAGGTGCGCCGCGCCGCCGCCGGTCACGGGGGCTGACGCCACGAGGCACCATGTGTCCTCGACGGACGACCGGGCGGAGGGGACGTGGTGCACGACGGGGCGGCGGAGCGCGTGCTCCCGGGGCTGGACGAGCACCAGACCGCTGCCGTCCTCGCGCCCCCGGGGCCCGTGCGGATCATGGCCGGCGCCGGGACCGGCAAGACCCGCACCCTCACGCACCGCATCGCGTACCAGCACCTGACCGGGGCGGTGCCGGCCGACGCGGTGCTCGCGCTGACGCACTCGACGAAGGCCGCGGGCGAGCTGCGGGACCGGCTGGGCAGGTTGGGGGTCGGCGCCGTCCAGGCCCGCACGTTCCACGCGGCCGCGCTGCGGCAGCTGCGCTACTTCTGGCGCGCGACGGGCCTGCCCGGGGACGGTCCGGTGCTGCTGGACGCCGACGGAGGAGCGACGTTCTACCGCTACCTGCGCGCCGCCCTGGGTGCGGTGCTGCGGACCCCGGGCCGTGACGTCGACGCCGCCCTGGTCACCGACCTGGCGACCGAGCTGGCGTGGGCCGCCGCGCGCGACCTGACGCCCGAGGAGTACGAGGCGCAGGCGGCCGGCGCCGGGCGGCGGCCCGGCATGGCGGTCCCGACCGTCGCCGGGGCGATGCGCCGGTACGCGGCGGCGAAGCGCGACGCCGGCGTGCTCGACTTCGCGGACCTCCTCGCGTTCTGCGCGCGGCTGCTCGAGCAGGACGCCGACGTGGCGGCCGCCGTGCGCCGGCAGTACACCGCGTTCGCCGTCGACGAGTACCAGGACACCGACCCGGCGCAGCAGCGGCTGCTCGACGCGTGGCTCGGCGGGCGGGACGAGCTGGTCGTGGTCGGCGACGCCCGGCAGGCCGTCTACGCGTTCAAGGGCGCGGACACCGCGCTGCTGCGGGACTTCACGGTGCGGTTCCCGCACGCCGTGACCGTCGACCTGGTGCAGGACCACCGCTCGACCACGCAGGTCGTCGACGCCGCGAACCGGTTGATGGCCGGCCGCCCCGAGGCCGCCGGGCCACCGCTGGTCGGCATGCGCGGCGACGGGCCCGCCCCCGTGGTCCTGCGGTGCGACGACGAGGACGCGCAGATCGTCGCGACCGTGCAGCGCTGGCTGCGCGCCGGGGTGCCCGCGCACGAGATCGCGGTCCTGCACCGCTTCAACGCCCAGGCCGTCCCGATCACCGCGGCGCTGCGCGACGCCGGCGTCCCCGTGACCGCCGGCGACGGCACGCGGTACTTCGAGCGGCGCGAGATCGCGCAGGTGCTGACCGCGCTGCGCCGGCGGGCGTCGGAGGCGCCCGACGACGATCCGGCCCCGGCCCTGCACGCCGCGCTGGCCCGGGCCGGCTACGACCCGGACGACCCGCCGGACGGCACCGGCGCCGCCCGCGAGCGCTGGGACGCCCTGCACGCCCTGGGCGCGCTGGTGGCGGGGCTGCCGGAGCACCTGACCCGGACGCTGCGCGCCCTGTCGGCCGACCTGGACCGCCGCGCCGCCGAGGACCACGCACCGCCGGGACGCGGGGCCGTCACGGTCACGACCATCCACCGCGCCAAGGGCCTGGAGTGGGAGGCGTGCGTCGTCGCCCGCGCGACCGACGGCTCCCTGCCGTCGGTGTACGCGACGACGCCCGCCGAGCTCGCCGAGGAGCGTCGCCTGGCATACGTCGCGACGACGCGGGCGCGGCGGCACCTCGTCGCGACCTGGGCCGCGGGCCGGCGCGGCGGCCGGCCCGCCCGGCGGTCGCCGTTCCTCGACGCGCTCGCGCCGGCACCGACCCGCCCGGTCGGTGCGTCGGCGTCCGCGCGGCCCGTCGCCCCGGACCGCGTGGCGAGGGGCCCGGCCGCGGCGGCAGGTGCGCCGTTCACCGCCGGGCAGCGGGTCACGCACGACCGTCACGGGCTGGGCCGCGTCGTCGACGTCCGCGGGGCGCGGGTGACGGTGGACTTCGGGGCGGACGGTCGGCGGACGCTCACGCCGGACGGCCGGCTCGTCGCCCTCTGAGGGCGTCGCCCCGGGCCGTCCCGGGGCCGACCACCGGCGGGTGATGACGTCGCGTGCGACAATGGTCAGGATCCCGACGCACCCGCGAGCACCGCGCCCGCCCGTGCACGCCCGCAGCACTCCTCCCCCGGCCGCCGCGCCGACGTCCCCGCCTGCTGCGGTGCCACGCCCCTGGGGGCACCCGCCCGGCCCGCGCACCGGGCCCCGGTCGCCCTTCTCGGGCACCGTCTCGCGCCCTGCCCGCCGCACCGAACGGAGAGCCCGTGCCCGCCACTCTCGCCGCACCCGTCGAACCCCTCGAGCTGGACGCCCCCGACGCGTCGTTCGTCCTGGCCCCGGACGAGGACGACGCGCCCGCCGCGATCGTCGTCAACGCCGGCGCCACCGCAGACCCCGTCAAGGACTACCTGCGGATCATCGGCCGGGTCGCCCTGCTCAACGCCGAGCAGGAGGTCGACATCGCCCGGCGCATCGAGGCCGGTGAGTTCGCCGCGTACCTCATCGCGCACGACGAGGAGCACCCGGGCACGACGCGCCGCGAGCTGGACCTCATCGCCGCCGACGGGCGCCGCGCGAAGGCGCACCTCATCGAGGCGAACCTGCGCCTGGTGGTGTCGATCGCCAAGAAGTACACGGGCCGCGGCATGCTCTTCATGGACCTCATCCAGGAGGGCAACGCGGGCCTGATCCGCGCGGTCGAGAAGTTCGACTACACCAAGGGCTTCAAGTTCTCGACGTACGCGACGTGGTGGATCCGCCAGGCCGTGACCCGCGGCATGGCCGACCAGGCGCGCACGATCCGCATCCCGGTGCACATGGTCGAGGTGATCAACAAGGTCGCGCGCCTGCAGCGGCAGATCTTCCAGGAGTCGGGCCGCGAGGCCACCCCGGAGGAGCTGGCCAAGGAGCTCGACCTGACGCCCGAGCGCGTCGTGGAGGTGCAGCGGTACGGGCGCGACCCGATCTCCCTGCACACCCCCCTCGGCGACGACGGCAGCAGCGAGTTCGGCGACCTGCTCGAGGACTCCGAGGCCGTGGCCCCCAGCGAGGCCGCGAGCTTCACGCTCCTGCAGGAGCAGCTGCACCAGGTGCTGGGCTCGCTCTCCGAGCGGGAGGCCGGTGTGGTGTCCATGCGGTTCGGCCTCGACGACGGCCAGCCGCGCACCCTCGACGAGATCGGCAAGGTCTACGGCGTCACGCGCGAGCGCATCCGCCAGATCGAGGCCAAGACGATGTCGAAGCTGCGGCACCCGTCCCGCTCCCAGGTCCTGCGCGACTACCTCGACTGACAGGCCCTGCCCGCTGAGCCGGAGGTCCTTGTTCTCGCTTGTCGCGACGAGCGAGAACAAGGGACGCGTTGTTCTCGCTTGTGCGCGCCGATCAGCGGCGGACCTGTCCGACCGCTCCGCCGCCCCTCAGGCGTCCTCGACGGAGAACGACGCGGCGCGGGCACCTGCCGGCGAGTCCTCCGGGACGGCGGTGCAGGTCAGGAGCCGGGCGCCGGTGGCGAGCTCGACCGTGGCCCGTACCGCCCACCAGCCCTGGTCGTCGCGCTCGACGCCGATGTCGACGGCGTCGGACTCGTCCAGCGGGAGGTCGAGGTGCACGGCGGCGGCCGTGAGGCACGCCTCGACGGCAGCTGCCGTGGGCGGGACCGCCTCGACGTCGGCGTCCGGGGTGGCGCATGCTGACAGCGTCATGCCCGCGAGCCCGAGGGCGACGATCCTGCGGGCGAGGGGGACGGGACGGACGCTGCGCGGCACGGCCTGACCGTAGCGGGCCGCGGGATGCGCTTTCACCCGTTCGCCCGTGCCCCGGCTCCGTCACCCGGCCGATCGGACGGACGACGCGATCCCTGCGACGAGGACCTGACGATGCCACGCCACGCCCCGCTCCCCCGTGCCGCCCGGACGCTGACGTCCTTCATCGCGCTCGCGACCGCCGCGCTGCTCGTGCTCGTGGCGCTCGCGCCCGCACCCGCCTTCGCGGGGACGCCGACGGACCGGCTGGCCGCCGGCACGACGCTGGCCGCGGGCCGGACGCTGACGTCGACGTCGGGCACGTACCGGCTGACGGTCGGGGCGGACGGCGACGTGACCGTGCGGCGCGGCAGCGGGCCGGTGCTGTGGCACACGGGCACGACCGGCAGCCCGGGCGCGCGGCTGGTGCAGCAGGCGTCCGGGGCGCTGGAGGTGCGGTCGAAGGCGGGTGCGCTGCTGTGGAGCACCGGGGTGCGCTCCGCGGGCGCGCGGTCGATCATCAAGCCGGACGGGCGCGTGTACACGATCAGCAAGGCGGGGGCGACGGTGTGGAAGAGCACCACCGACGGACCGGCGCTGCGCCGGGGCGCGGCCGCCGACCGCATGCCGTCGGGCGGCCTGCTGCTCGCCGGCGAGCACGTGGCGCAGGGCGACGTGCGGCTGACGATGCGCGCCGACGGGGACCTGGTGCTCACGCGGGACGCCACCGTGCTGTGGCGGACCGGCACCTCGCGGGCGGGCGCGTACGCCCGGGTGACCGCCGGGGGCGCCCTGGAGGTCGTCACGGGCACCACGGTGCTGTGGTCGTCGGGCACGCGCTCGGCCGGCGCGCGGCTCGTCGTGAAGGACCACGGACGCGTCTACGTGATCTCGACGGCCGGCGCGAGCGTCTGGTCGTCGCCGGCGGCGCCCACCGTCCGGGTGCCGGCCGTGGTGACGATGCCGCTGCCCGAGCCGCTGCCCGTGGTGGGCGGCCCGGGCGCCGGGGCGACGCTCGACGGCTCGACCGGCACCGAGCGGGTCTACCGCACGGTCCTGCAGGACGCGCCGCAGTACGCCGACCCGTCGTCGGACGCCGCCCGGGCCGCGCGCGCTGCGCGGTCGCAGGGCCGCACCGCCGACGCGGCGCTGCTGGAGAAGGCCGCGTCGGGCGGTGCCGCCCGCTGGCTCGGGACCGCCGACGGCACGACGAGCGTGCGCGCGTACACCGCCGCCGCGACGGCCGCGGGACGCACGCCCGTCCTCGTGCCCTACGCGATCCCCTACCGCGACTGCGGCAGCTACTCCGCGGGCGGGTTCGCGACGGCCGCGGAGTACCGGGCGTGGGTCGACGAGGTCGCGGCCGGCCTGCGCGGCTCCGCGGCGGTGGTCGTCGTCGAGCCGGACGCGCTGCTGCAGCTGGAGCGGTGCGGCGACCGCGCCGAGCGTCTCGCCCTGCTGCGGTACTCGGTCGACGCGTACGCGGCGGCGGGCGCCGAGGTGTACCTCGACGCCGCGACCAGCAACAGCTTCGGCTGGAGCGCGGACCAGCTGGAGGACATGGCGCTGCGCCTGCGGGCCGCGGGCGTCGACCGGGCGGCGGGCTTCGCGCTGAACACGTCGAACTTCCAGCCGACCGCGCACGAGGTCGCGTACGGCACGTACCTGTCGGCGCTGCTGGGCGGCCCGGCCTTCGTGGTGGACACCTCGCGCAACGGTCTCGGGCCGCAGGTCGGGCCCGACGGCACGGTCTGGTGCAACCCCGAGGGGCGGGCGCTGGGTGCGCGGCCCTCGGCGACGGGCACGGGTCCGCACGTCGCCGACCTGTGGGTCAAGACACCGGGACGGTCCGACGGCACGTGCGGCGGCGGCCCCGCGGCCGGGACGTTCTGGGAGCCGTACCTCCTCGGCCTGGCGGCCCGCGCGGCCTGGTGACCGCAGCCAGCTGCGCACCGGTTGCCGAATGTCTCTATTCTTGTGACACATGGTGGGCAGCCGCCCGCTTGTCAGGATGATCGAGACATCGAGCGACGGACATGATCTACGCCTACCCCGATCTCTCGCTGGAGGACCTCCGCGTCCTCGACGAGCTCGCCGACATGCGCGCCGAGCTGGCGGTCCACCTGCGTGTCCCCCGCCGATGGACCGGTCGGTTGCGCCGCACCGCCCTGGCGCGCGCCATCCAGGGGTCGAACAGCATCGAGGGCTACCACGTCGAGCTCGACGACGCGGACGCCTCGCTCGACGACGAAGAGCCGCTGAGCGCCGACCAGCGGACCTACGCCGAGATCCGCGGATACCGCCAGGCACTGGGGTACGTGCTGGCGATGGCTGACGACGACCACTTCGCGCTCGACGTCTCCGCCTTGCGGTCGATGCACTACATGATGCTCGCCCACGACCTCGCCAAGAGCCCCGGGCAGTACCGGCAGGGCGAGATCTTCGTGCAGGACGAGCGCACCGACCGCGTCGTCTACACCGGTCCGGATGCCGAGGTCGTCCCCGCGCTCATGGCCGAGCTCGTCGACGACATGAACCGGCCCGACGACGCCGACCCCCTGGTCCACGCGGCGATGGCGCACCTGAACCTCGTCATGATCCACCCCTTCCGGGACGGCAACGGCAGGATGGCGCGCGCCCTGCAGACGCTCGTCCTCGCCCGCCGCGGGGTCGCCGAGCCCGAGCTCGCCAGCATCGAGGAGTGGCTGGGCGCCCACACGGACGACTACTACGCGGTGCTGGCGGCGACGGGGCACGGCCGGTGGGACCCCACCGGCGACGCCTCGCTGTGGGTGAGCTTCAACCTGCGCGCGCACCACCTGCAGGCGCAGGCGGTGCGCGACCGGCTGCGCCGCGCGCAGCGCAGCTACGAGATCCTCGACGACGTCGTCTCGAGCCTCGGGCTGCCCGACCGCACCATCGACGCGCTCTACACGGCCCTCATCGGCTTCCGGCTGCGCCGCCCGACCTACGTGGACCAGGTGGCCGTGGACGAGAGGACCGCCAGCCGGGACTTCAAGGCACTCGTGGAGGGCGGGCTGCTCCGGCCGGTCGGCGCGACCCGGGGACGGCACTACGTCGCGGGGCCACGGCTCGACGACGTACGGGGACGTGTCGGCCCGGGCACCGCGCCACGGGACCCGTACCCCGAGCTGCGAGCAGAGCTGGCGCGCCGTGCGGCGCGGTCGCACGGCTGAGCACGAGAACTTCACCCGTCCGGCACACGGACGCGGAAACGCGCGACGGGTGCCGAGCGTTGACCATGCCACGCGGGGCCGCGGGGACGGCGCCGCGACGAGCGACGGACGGGAGCCGGTGTGAGCAGGTGGGCTCGGGTGCGGGCGCAGGTGGCGATGCTGCCGCGACCGGTACGGGTGGTCGCGGTCGCGACGATCGGCGGGACCGTGGTGCTGGCTGGTGTGGCGATGCTGGTGCTGCCCGGACCGGGGGTGCTGGTGATCTTCGCGGGGCTGGCGCTGCTGGCCACGGAGTTCGTGTGGGCCAAGCGCTGGCTCGACCGGGCGAAGAGCACCGCGCAGGCCGGGGTCGACAAGGGCAAGGAGGCCCTGCGCCGCAAGCGGGAGGCGCCCGCGGACGTCGTCGTGGTCGACGCGACGGCCGTCAGGCGGGAGGCGCCGCCGGCAGCGTGAGCCGGTAGAAGGCGCTCAACGGGTCGGGCCCGTACCCGGCGAACGGGCCGCAGGTCGTGAACCCGGCTCGCTCGTACAGGCGGCGGGCGGCGGCGAAGTACGGCTCCGACCCCGTCTCCAGGTGCAGGGTCCGGTAGCCGCGGGCCGTGGCCTCGGCGACGACGTGCGCGAGCATCGTCGCGCCGACGCCGCGGCCGCGGGACGCGGCGGCGGTCCGCATGGACTTCAGCTCCCCGGCGTCGGGAGCGAGCTGGTGGAGCGCGACGCAGCCGAGCAGCGCCCCGTCCGACGAGCGCGCCGTCCAGAACGTCATCGTCGGGCCCGTCAGCGCGGCGGGGTCGAGCGCGTGGACGGACTCCGCGGGCGAGGTGGCGTACATGTCGGCCAGGTGCTCGTGCAGCAGGGCGAGCACGTCGGGGCGGTGCGGGTCGTCGGTCGCGACGGCGACGGTCATGCGGGGCCTCCTCGCAGGTGGGGGCCCATCATCGCCCGGGCAGGCCGCTCGCGGGGGCGCCGTCCGGGGCTCGCGGTGCGTCGCTACGGGACGAGGGCGTGTGCGCCGCGCTGCGTGGGGAGCGTCGTCAGGGACGCGGCCGCACGGGGGCGGGGGACGTCGGCGGCGGGGGTCCGTCCGTCGAGGTCGTGCTCGCGCAGCACGCGGTCGTCGGCGTCGACCTCGAGGACGTGGACGGCACCGACACGCACGGCGCCGCAGGTGCCGAACCGCTGCGCGAGCTCGCCCAGCGCCTGCCGCACCGCGGTCAGCGACTCGCGGCGCAGGCGCAGCGGTGGGCCGTCCGGGGCCCCGGCACGGGTCAGGTCGACGACGGCGACGTACGGCACGGGGCACCTCCTGGGCCGGCGGGCGGCGGACGGGCGGCGGAGCCGCGCGACCGTTCTCGGGTCCCTCGCATCGGCAGCGACGGCCCGGACGTGAGGCGCGTCACGGGCACGGCGCGGGTGACTCCGGCACGTCGGGCGACGGACCTACGCTCGGGCGGTGCCCACCCCCTCGCCCGCCGGAGCCCCGCCCGCCGACGCGCCGATCGCCGGCCTGCTGACCTGGCTGGTGCGGCAGGGGGCGCGCCTGCCGGGCACCGCGGAGCTCGACGCCTTCACGGCCGTCGTCGCGGACGCGTGGTCGGCGCTGGGCCTGGAGGTCCACCGCGACCCCGTGCCGCTGACCGGCTGGGCGGCGACCGCGGGCACGCTGACCGTGCACCCGGCGGGACGCGGTGCGGCGGCCGCGCGCGTGCCCGTCGCGTCGGTCGCCCCGTGCTCCGCCGCGACGCCGCCGGAGGGTGTGCGGGGCCCCGTCGTGCGCGCCGGCGGGGGCGCGGTGCACGCCGGGACCTGCGCGGCGCGGTTGCCGTGGTGGACGTCGCCGCCCGTCCCGTGCCGGTCGGTCTGCTGGTGCGGGCCCTGGCCACGTCCCCGCCCACCTGGACGGCGCCCGCCGCGGTCGTGAACCCCGTGATCCCCGCCGAGCTGCTGGGCCGCCGGCTGCGGGCCCTCGTGCGACGCGGCGCGGTCGCGGTGGTGCTGGTGTGGCGCGGGCTGCCCGAGGACGTGGCGGCCGGCCAGTGGCTGCCGTTCACGCTGCCGGACCTGCCCGTGCCCGTGGTGCGGGTGGCGGGCGAGCACGCGGACGCGCTGGCCGACGGCGACGCGCACGTCACCGTGACGGCGACCCCGACGGGCCCGGCTCGCGGCGAGTCGGTGTGGTGCGTCGTGGAAGGGACCGGGACGTCGGACGAGACGGTGCTGGTGACGACGCACACCGACGGCCCCAACCCGCTGGAGGAGAACGGCCCCGTGGCGCTGGTGGGACTGGCGCGCGCGCTCGTGGCCGACCGGCCGCGCCGCACGCACGTGCTGGTGGCCGCGACGGGGCACCTGCGCATGCCCCAGCTGCCGCACCGCGGCCAGTGCACCGCGACCTGGCTGGCCGAGCACCGGTCGTGGTGGGACGGGGCGGCCGGGCACCGGCGTGCCGTCGCGGGCGTGGTCGTGGAGCACGTCGGGGCGCTCGACGACGACGGGGCGCCGGAGGTCGAGCTGGTGCACACCACCACCGCGCCGCTGGCCGCCCTCACCGCGACCGCGTTCGC is a genomic window containing:
- a CDS encoding GNAT family N-acetyltransferase, whose product is MTVAVATDDPHRPDVLALLHEHLADMYATSPAESVHALDPAALTGPTMTFWTARSSDGALLGCVALHQLAPDAGELKSMRTAAASRGRGVGATMLAHVVAEATARGYRTLHLETGSEPYFAAARRLYERAGFTTCGPFAGYGPDPLSAFYRLTLPAAPPA